The genomic window AGAACCGCGGCGATCGAGTTCGGAACAGCGACCGCGTCCACCCACAGAATGCGGTAGTCACCTCGTCGGCGGCCGTGCACGACGAGATCCGTCGAGAAGTCGGATGCGTCCTTGATGTTGGCCTCCAGGAACAAGATCGGCACATCGCTCGGAATACGACTGTCTTTGCGCTGTTGCGCTTCCTTGGCAGCGTATTCCTCGGGTTCGAGGTGCCGAGAGTCGTGGCAGACGAGCTGAATGCTCCCGCCCGCCGCCGCCTCGGTGATGAACGCCAACGCCTCCTCGTCGAATTCGACCGAATCGGAACGTAATTCGAACGACCGGGTCACCCTCGACCAGAACGACACCGTCAGGATCACGAGGATGAAGAACGACGCAACCTTGACACCGTCAGGACGCTCGAAGACGTTGGTGACGGTGGTGTAGACGAAGATGACGGCGATCACCGAGAACGACCACATCTGCATGCGTTGGCCATGCCGGGCAGCGGAGATCGCCACCGCGACGGAGGCAGAGGTGATGAGCACGAGAACACCCGTCGCATACGCGGAACTCTGGGCATCCACGCTGGCCTCGAAGTAGATGGTCACGGCGACGGCGATCGCCGAAAACACAAGTACGAGAGGTCGAACCGCGCGAGCCCATTCCGGCGCCATGCCGTACTTCGGCAGGTAGCGAGGCACGAGGTTCAGCAAGCCTGCCATCGCCGATGCCCCGGCGAACCACAGAATTGCGATGGTACTGACGTCGTACGCCGTGCCGAACACCTCGCCGAGGTACTCGTGCGCGAGATACGACAGCGCACGTCCGTTCGCCTGTCCGCCGTTCTGGAACTCCTCCTGCGGGATGAGGACGGTAGTGATGACGCTCGACGTCAGCAGGAAACCGCTCATGATGAGGGCAGCGGTGGTGATCAGGCGTTTCGCGTCCCGGATCTGGTTCGGAAGTGCCTTCTCTTCGTCGTCTCCCCCGTCGATCTGTGGCATGACGGCGACGCCGGTTTCGAAGCCGGAGAGCCCAAGCGCGAGTTTGGGGAACACGATGAGTGCGACAGCGATCATCATCAGTGGGTTTCCGTGTTGGGCTGTCATGGCGTGCTGCCAGTCCGACAGGAGCGAGGGTTGCTTCGCTATTTCCCAGAACCCGGCGAACACCACCACGAGGTTCAATGCCAAGAAAATGCCGACGAGGACGACCGCTATGCCGATGGCCTCGGTGAACCCTTTGAGGAAGACCGCCGTGAGCAGAGCGAGCAACACGAGAGTGATGATGACCTGTGCACTGTCCAGACCGGTTGGAGCGAAGGGATTTTGGACGACATGCGCCGACGCGTCAGCCGCCGAGAGCGTCATGGTGATGAGAAAATCCGTCGCAGCGAATCCGAGAAGGACCAACACCAGTATCTTGCCGCCCCACTTGGGCAGCAATTTCTCGAGCATCGCGATCGAGCCCTCACCGGTGGGACTTTCCCTCGCGACGCGTCGATACACCGGAAGTGCGCCGAACAGCGTCAACAGAATCAGTACGACGGTTGCCAGCGGCGCCAACGTGCCCGCGGCAAGAGCGGCGATGCCTGGCTGATATCCGAGCGTCGAGAAGTAGTCGACCCCCGTCAGACACATCACCTTCCACCATGGGTGGGTGTGTTCGGTCTTGGTCGGCTTGCGATACGGACCCAGATGGCGGGAAGGCTCGTCGGTGTTGTCCTCGAGCAGCCACGACCGCAGACGCACCATCCGCAGAGCGTAAACCCGCCCGGGCGGTCCGGGCGGAACTACTGTGGAACCCATGACACACGTGGTGGTGGCCGGTGCAGGCCTGGCTGGAATTGCATGCGCACACGAGCTGGGCAAGAAGGGCGTCGACGTCACGCTCGTGGACCGCAACGATTACCACCAGTTCCAGCCGCTTCTGTACCAGGTTGCGACGGCGCAACTGCCCGCCGCGGACATCGCACGGCCCCTGGCGTCGATATTCGAGAACATGAAATCGGTGCGAGTGGTGAAGGCCGAGATCACCGACCTCGATTTCGACAACCGTTCCCTACTGGCGGACGGCGAACGCATCTCCGGCGACTACCTCGTTCTTGCAGCAGGTGCGACCGCGAACTTTTTCGGAACGCCGGGCGCCGAGGAATTCTCCTTCCCGCTCTACTCCGTCGCCGACGCCGAGACGCTGCGCCACCACGTCAGCGACCTCCTGGGCGGGGAACACGATCCCCTGGACGTCGTCATCGTCGGCGGCGGCCCCACTGGCGTCGAGACCGCCGGTGCATTTGCCGAACTGTTCACTGCGCTGCGCAAGATGGATCATCCCGGAGGGCGTGGTGAGGCGTGGCTGATCAATCACGGTCCCGCTCTTCTCGCCCCGTACAGCGACCGCTCGCACAAGTACGCCCACGACAAGCTCATCGACCACGGTGCGAAGGTTCGGCTCGGTGTCGGCGTCAAAGCTGTCGACGCCGACGGTGTTCTGCTGAGCGACGGCTCTCGCATCGCCTCGAAGACGGTGATCTGGGCGGGTGGCGAATCCGCGTCACCCATCGCATCCACCGGAGGAGTCGACCCCGGACGCGGCGGCAGGATCGACGTCCTTGCCGACCTGACCGTTCCGAAGCACGACACGGTCTATGCCGTCGGCGACGTCGCGAACATCCCGGGTGCCGACGGAAAGGCGCTACCCCAGTTGGGTTCCGTCGCCCAACAGGCTGGTGGGTGGACCGCACGCAACATTCTGCTCACCATCGCCGGCAAGCCCCGCAAGACGTTCGTCTACAAGGACAAAGGCATCATGGCCATGATCGGCCGCGGCGCCGCTGTCGCCGAGGTCGGCGCACACCGCCACCAGGTCGAGGGGCCCCTGGCCTTCGCCGCGTGGCTCGGTGTCCACGCCGCTCTGCTCAGCGGCGCCCACAGCCGGGTCGACGCATTCCTGACCTGGGCGTGGGACTACTTCGACAGCGATCACGCCGCCATCGTCGAGTGCCACGGGGATCCCAAGCGCATCGCCTGGGCGGACGACGTCAAGCCGACGATTTAGCGGCTCCGCCCGTGCGTGCGTAGTTACGGCCCGACGTAACTACGCGCTCACGAGCCTTGACCCAGGGTCGTGCGTGCGTAATTACCTTCCAGTGTCATTACGCACGCACGGGCGCGTCAGCGCAGAACATCCGTCCCGACGAACGGGACCAGGGCCTCGGGCACCCGGACGGTGCCGTCTGCCTGCTGATGGTTCTCGAGGATGGCGACGATCCATCGAGTCGTGGCGAGGGTGCCGTTGAGCGTCGCGGCGATCTGCGGCTTGTTGTTCTCGTCGCGGTAGCGAACGCCGAGGCGTCGGGCCTGGAAGGTTGTGCAGTTCGACGTCGACGTCAGCTCGCGGTAAGCGTTCTGCGTCGGAACCCAGGCCTCGCAGTCGAACTTTCGCGCAGCCGAGGATCCGAGATCTCCACCTGCGACGTCGATGATGCGATACGGAAGTTCCACTGCCGCAAGCATTTCGCGTTCGAATTCGAGCAGCTTCTGGTGCTCTGCCGCAGCGTCCTCGGGCTTGATGTAGGAGAACATCTCGATCTTGTCGAACTGATGCACACGAATGATGCCGCGCGTGTCCTTGCCGTAGCTCCCTGCTTCACGGCGGAAGCACGACGACCAGCCGGCGTAGCGCTTGGGACCGTCGGACAGATCGATGATCTCGCCCGAGTGATATCCGGCGAGAGCAACCTCCGACGTTCCGACGAGGTAGAGATCGTCGGCTTCGAGCCGGTAGATCTCGTCGGCGTGTGCACCGAGGAACCCGGTGCCCGCCATGATCTCCGGTCGCACGAGCACAGGCGGGATCATCATCGTGAACCCGTTCTTCACGGCCTTCTGCGCAGCGAGTTGCAGCATTCCCTGCTGGAGCAGCGCGCCGTACCCGGTCATGAAGTAGAACCGCGAACCCGACACCTTCGCGCCGCGTTCCATGTCGATCAGATTCAGCGACTCGCCGAGCTCGAGGTGATCCTTCGGCTCGAAGTCGAACGTCGGAATCTCGCCGACGGTCTCCAGCAGCACGAAGTCGTCCTCGCCGCCCGCGGGTGCGCCCTCCTGAACGATGTTGGAGATCGCGCGCTGTGCGGCGTCGAGTGCAGCGTCGGCCTCGTTCTGTGCGACCTCGGCAGCCTTGACGCTCGCAGCGAGCTCGGACGCACCGGCCAGTAGCGCAGGCCGCTCGTCGGGAGACGCCTTGCCGACCCTCTTGCCGAGCGCCTTCTGCTCGGCGCGGAGCTGATCGCCGGCCAACACAGCGGCACGACGAGAGGAATCGGCCTCGAGCAGCACGTCGACAAGACCGGGGTCTTCGCCTCGGGTGCGCTGCGAGGCACGGACAACGTCGGGGTTCTCGCGGAGGAACTTGAGGTCGATCACGGAGACAAACCTTACGTGCCGAGCAACCCCAGGTAGTCTTCGCGTCCGAACATGCGTGCCGCGTCGATGGCCGACGGGTGCCCACCGTGCGGGTCGGCTCCTCCGTCGACGAGTGCTTTCACGACATCGTCCTCACCTTTGAAGACCGCACCGGCGAGCGGGGTCTGACCTTTGTCGTTGGCCCTGTTCACATCAGCACCCTTCGCAACCAGGGCAGAGACCGTCGCCGCGTGCCCGTGGTAGGCGGCGAGCATCACGAGAGTGTCACCGGACTCGTTGTTCAGATCCACCGGCACACCTGCATCCAGGTACTCCGTCAGCGCAGCCGTGTCACCCGTCCGCGCCATCGTGAACAACTTGCCCGCAAGTTCGGCCATTGCATCGGCATCATCCGTCGGTCCCGTCATAGAACGAAAAGATACTCGGGCATGATGGAGGCGATGTCCCCCAGCGAGCCCAGCAAGCGCGAACAGCGCACAGTGACCGCGCACGTCGCGCGTCGCGGACTCGCGCTCGTTGCCGTCGGCGCGGTTGCTGCGGCGGCCGTCACACTCTTCGTCTCCGACGGTTTCAGCCAGCCCGAAAAGATTTCGACACATTCCGAAGCAGGCCCCGCGACGAGCGGGCCGGTCTCGGCCAAGTCGTTCGGTTCGGCAGACCCCGGCACGTGCCTGCAGTGGACGCCGACGGACGACCCCGAGACCGACCGTCAGGACCTGGCCGAGGTCGCGTGCGCCGAACCTCACCGTTTCGAGGTGGCCAAGGACGTCGACATGACGGCGTACCCGGGCCTGGAGTTCGCGCCGGGATCGATGTATCCGGGCGCGATCAGGTTCGGCCAACTACGCGACGAGCACTGCACCGACATCGTCGACGACTATCTGGGCACCAAGTTCGACCCCAACGGCAAGTTCAGCGTCGGGCTGATGTTTCCGAGCCAGTCGGGCTGGGCGTCCGGCGAGCGAACGCTGCGATGCGGCATCCAGCAATCGTCGAACACCGGGGTTCCCCAGGAAATGACCGGCTCCGTGCTCGATCAGGACCAGTCGAACGTCTGGGACCTCGGCACCTGCATCGGGATCAACCAGAACGTGCCTGCCGACCCCGTCGACTGCGGTCAGCCGCACGCATTCGAGGTCGCGTCGGTCATCGATCTGGCCCAGCAGTTCCCGTCGGGCATCCCCAGCGAAGCCGACCAGGACGCCTACCTGGAACCGACCTGCACGGGCGCGGTCAACACCTACCTCGGTTCGGACACCGCGCTGCGGGACAAGACGCTCACGCTGTTCTGGAACACGATCGACGTGACGAGCTGGCTCGCCGGAAGCAGGCAGGTGAGCTGTTCCATCGGCAAGGAACTCGACGAAGGCGGCTTCGCGACGATCACCGGCTCGGCGACGGGCGACATCCTGATCAACGGGGCACCTCCCGCACCGCCACCTGCCGCGCCTGACGGTCGCGCACTTCCCACTCCGCTGCCGGGTGCAGCGCCGATCACCCCGGGAGGGTGACATCCCCACCGACATGACGCGGCCCGAATTCGAAGAGGCCGTCAGCGACGCACTCGACACGCTCCCGCCCGACATCACGGACCGCATGGACAACGTCGTCATCCTGGTCGAGGAAGAACACCCCACCGAGGACATTCTCGGCCTCTACGAGGGCATCGCGCTGACCGATCGGTACGAGTACAGCGGACATCTGCCCGACGTCATCACCATCTACCGCAAGCCGATCCTCGACATGGTCGCCGACGCCGACGAAGCCAGGCGCGAAATAGCCATCACCGTCGCCCACGAGGTGGGCCATCACTTCGGTATCGACGACGACCGGTTGCACGAATTGGGGTTCGGCTGAGGGTGCGGCGGCTATCGCTTGAATGGTCCATCCATACGGACAGATAGCGTGCGGGGCGCATTCAAGCAGTGCGTGCGCTGGAGTCCGATCGCTCGGATGGTCCATTCATACGAACGAATCGTATGAATGGACCATTCAAGCGATGCTGAAGCTCACGCCGCGACGCTCTCCCGAGCCGACGACGCCGCGCGGTCGGTCAAGTAGGCGTACACGAGCCCGAGACCGAGCCACAGAGTTGCCTGGGTGGCGAGGGACGACAGTCGGAACTCCCATAGCAGTGTCGCTGGGAAGTCCTCGCCGACCTCGTTGATTCCGGGGAGCAGGACGTACCCGAGGGCGACGATCACCACGAACGCGAGCACCGGAGCACCGACCCGCACAGCCAGCGACGTCTGCGCCGCAACCAGTTTTGCGACGTACACGCCGATGGCGACGGCAGCGAGACCGAGGATCACGGTGGCGAGCCACAACCAGGTGCGCTGGCTGATCGTGTCCGGATCGCCGACTGCAGGCGGGTTGGCGGGGTACTTGAAGAACGGGACGGCCTCGATGGCTACCCACCCGAGAACGGCGCCGGTGAGTGCGAGCAACGACCCCGACAACGTGGTGAACCGTCGGGCGTAGTGCAGCACGGTCGCGAAGATGGCCCCGAGCGCAAGACCTGCGAGTCCGGTCGCCAGGAACAGCCCGGCCCGCTGGCCGTCGCGGCTGACGAGGGCTTCTTCCTCGTCGTGCGAATGCCCACCGGCGGCGGCTTCTTCACCGTGCGAGTGTTCGGCGGCGCCTGCGGCTTCCTCGATCGCGATGGCCGAGTCGACGTGCGGCTCACCGATCGTGAAGGCGACTGCACCTGCGAGCAGACCTGCGATGAGACCGGCCAGCAGTCCACGAACGAGCAACTGCAGGAAGGTCCCCTGCAGCGAAGTCTTGATCAGTGGCATGGCAGGCCCAGCAGGTGGCGGCCGTCGTGCATCAGTTCGTGCATGTACATCCCGCTGCGCGAGATGGCACCCTGGTCGAAGCCGACGAGGTAGAGCACGAGGAATGCGAGCAGAATGACCGCAGCCACGGCGAGGGCGAGGGCCGCCGACTCGGTGGCGTTGCTGGGGGTTACGACTGTAGCCATAGTTCGGTACCGCCTTCTGGGATTGTGCGTCCCGTAAAAACGTCAGCGACGAGTGAGTTTTCTGACTCTCGGGCCCACCGGGCCGATCACAGTGGCGCAACCGCTCCGGATTTGCACCGAATTACCTGCACACGTCGCACTTACCAGCGAACTGTGGCACCGATCTCATGCAACTGTCAATCGGAACTACAGTGAGCGGGTGCCTGTGCCCGTGACACGACTGTCGCTGGTCAGCCATGCCACGACGGCCGCCATGCGCCGCGCTCGGTTCAATTCGGACGAACCGGTCGACGACCCAGGCCTGCGGCAGCTCGGCCACGTCAGGTTGGAGAACCGGGCGGACACCGTTCTCATCGCTCCCGAACGCCGAACTCGAATGACGGCGGAGGGCCTCGGTCTCCACGGCCCGATCGCACCCGAGTTGTCCGATATCTCGTACGGCACCTGGGCGGGTTCGTCGATGGAGGATCTACCCGAGACCACCCTGGCGAGCTGGCTCACTGACACGTCGACGACGCCGCCCGACGGCGAATCCATCGACGACCTGTTCGGACGCGTCGGCCGCTGGATGAGCGGCGTCGCCGCCGATCCGCGCCGAATATGCGCCGTGACGCACCCGTCGGTGATCCGAGCCGTCGTCGTACGGGCACTCGACGCACCGTCGTCGTCCTTCTGGCGGGTCGACATTCCGCCCCTGACCACGACGACCCTCCACTGCAGGAACGGCAGGTGGACCCTCCGAACGGTCGCCGAAAAAATAATCTGAACTTTCTCCCGAGATCGTGGAACCGATCGGCACTGTTCGCCGTCCAATTCCTACGAGGGTGTGATTCGACTACCGAGTCACCACGACGGATTTCCACACATTCGAGGGGTGCACATGCCAGGTACGGTGCGAGTCGATCCGGTTGCTCTCGAAGCGGCAGCGGCAGATCTCGATGCTGCCGCGGCGAGGTTGCACGCCAACCTCGCCGCGGTGTCCCTGCCGATCCAGGCCGTTCCGACCGGAAGCGAAGAGGTCTCGTTCCTGGCGAACCGGTTCTTCAGACACTCGGCGTCGACCTTCACCCCGGCGGCTGCCGATGCGATCAACGAACTGATCGAGACCGCGGCCGCTCTTCGCGCGCAGGCGGCGGCCTACAAGGACGTCGACTTCGAGCACGGTCGGGCGCTCGGCCACTGAGCCGCCGAACTTCCGCGCCAGCGGATGACGCGACAACCTTCATGACACGAGAACCCTTCATGACACCAGAACCCTTCATGACACGAGAACCCGGGAGCAGCAACGTGATCTGCAGAGGAGAGACGAGATGACACTCGGAGTCACCGGAGTGGTGTGGCTGCCACGGACCGCGACGGTCAACTCGGCGTCGCTGCTCGCGGGAGCAGGGCCGACCCCTCTCGCTGCTGCCGCGGGCGCGTGGGAATCGGTTGCGCTCGCATACACCGACGCATCGATCACCGTAGGTCGGGTGATGGCGGTCCTGGCCGCAGGCTGGGAAGGCGAGGCAGCGAACGCCGCGCAGGCCCGACTCGGCGGCTTCCTCGCCTGGACGCAGGGTGCGGCGGCGACGGCGACGCAGGTGTCTTTGCTGGCAGCAGGCGAGGCCGCTGCGTACACGACTGCGGCGGTGACCATTCCGAATCCGGCAGCGATCGTCGCAGTCAAGGCGGCCAAGGCGACAGCGTATTCGACCGGAGGCGCGCTGAACGGCAGCGCCGAAGCACTGGAGGCTGCCGATCGCGCACTCGACATTCAAGCTGCGATCGTGATGGAAGCTTACGAGGCGGCAACAACCCCACTCGCGGCGCACATCTCGTTCGATCGTCCGCCGAAAATCGTCAACGACGGCGCCGTGGACAGCCAGGGACGCCCGATCGATTCCTCTCGATCATATTCCGAGACAAGCATATTCGGCTTCAGTACGACGACGTCACCGGCCCAGGCGGCAATGGCTGCCGTCGGTGCGGCTCTACAGAATCCGGCGCTGGCAGGTGCGGCAGGCCAGTTTGCGAGCACAGCCGGATCGGTTGCCGGATCGTCGGTGACCACCGTGGCATCGGCCGCGTCGAACATCGTCAGCACTGTCGCGTCGAGTTCATTGCCCTCGGCTGGCGGCGGCGCGCAGGGGGCGTCGTCGGCACCGATTCGAGGTGAATCGCCGCTCGGCGCTTCTGCCTCTACGCGGGCCGTATCGAGTTCGAGCTCGGGCGGAGCTGCCGGCGGTGGCGGCGGTCTGCGAGGTGGAATCGGCGGATCGGGGACCGGATCAGGGGGTCTCGGAGGGCCGGTCGCAGGGTCTTCCGGATCGGCTGGCGGCCTCGGCGGTGAACGCGGCGCTGGGTGGCCGGGAACGGGAACGGCTCTCGGCGCTCAGGCCGACGGTGCTGCGGCTGCGCGCGGCGGTCACGGCGGCGCCCCGATGGGCGGCAGCCAGGCCGCGGGCAGTGACGACGACGAGCACGAAACACCCGGCTACTTGAAGCAATTCGAGCACTTCGCCGATGGACGCACCGTCGCACCGTCGGTTATCGGGGCGGATCCTTCCTGGAACGATCGTTGATCGACTTGGGAACCCAGCCGCTCGGCCACACCCTGTCGTCGGCCGAGTTCGATGCCGACAGGATCGATTTTCTCGTCGACGCCTTGAACCTCGTCGAACTCCCCGTGGTGCTCGACGTGTTCCCACGCCATGATTCGTACGATCAGCGAGGGGCTGCGTTGGCGCGCGGGCGTGCCGGGCTCACCGAGGACGGTGTGATTTCGGACGGTCGAATCCATCCCGACGTCGAAATCTGGTTGCGGATCCTCGAGCAGCCGCAGTGGTTCGCCTCCGCACGACTGATACCGAGGCCGTTCACCGTAGAGGCATCCCTAGCCAGGATCTGTGTGGCAGAGAACAGCTCCGGCACAGTCGTCGCAGTGAAAAAGGGCGATTCGTTGGTCCTCCGCGCGTCGGAGAACGATCCGGCTACCGAGCTCCTTGCCGCTCTCGGTGACGGTGACGCCATGGAGTTCGACGGGATATCAGCCCCGACCGACCTCCTGGCAGAGGCGCTCGACGCATCGCCGACCGACGTGACGAGCACTGCTGCACGCTTGTCTCGAATCGGCGTCGAGAAGGGCAGGGCGTTCGATGTCGCGACGGCCATGAGCACCTGTTCGGCTCACGCCGAGATCACGTCGGTCTCGGTCCGTGACGGCAAAAGAACCGCTGGAGCGCACCCTGTCGCGTTCTTCGACACTCGGCGGGGACGGATCGTCGCGACGTCAAGCACTGCGGCCGACGGACGCAGATGGACCACCCTGTCGCCCGGAAGCGGATGGCGAGTCACATCGGCACTAGCCGAGTTGACAGCGCGCGCCCGCGCTAGCTGATCGGATTGTCGGCTGTCCGACTACCTTTGCCCTCGAACGGGGGAACGAACGTGCCCCAACGGACACACGACCAGCCACCGCCTGCGATCGGGAGCAGCTCGACCGTCTCGGTGTTGTCCAAGTGGTTGTCGGCGGCGAACTCGCCGTCGACGCCCGCAAGTACCGCCGCAACCAGCCTGATGGCGGCGCCGTGGCTGACCACCACCACATCCGGCGAATCGAGCTCTGTCAGGAACTCGGCACGCAGATCGTCGAGCACCGGGACGTAGCGGTCGAGCACCGAGCGCCCGCTGTCCCCGCCGAGCACCCGAGCGTCGAGATCACCTGAGTGCCAGCGCCCGTAGATCTCGGTGAACTGCTTGTGAGCAGCTTCGTCGCTGAGTCCTTCGAGCTCGCCCGCCTGCGCCTCGTGCAGCCCTTCACGCTGGTACGGCGTCACGCCGGTCGCTGCTGCGATGTGCTCGGCGGTCTGGACGGCGCGCAATGCAACAGACGACACCAGGATGCTCGGAGCAGCACCCGTAATGGACTCACCGAATCGGCGTGCCTGGTCGTGGCCGCGCTCGGTCAGCGAAGCGCCGGGGAGTGCGGTGTCGAGAATCTTGTCCACATTGGAAAACGTCTGTCCGTGGCGCACGAGTACGAGCTTTCCCGTCATCGGTCCCCCTCCCCTTCACGAAGCCTGCTCAGCCAGTCGATCTCCTCCTCCAACGACGGAGGGCGGCGTCCTGTTCCCGCAGCAACAGGCCACGACCCGAGGAATCTGAGCTTCATCTTTCGGTGCAGCGCGCGCAAAGCCTCGCCCACCGCGGCGTCGTCGATGTGTCCTGCGCAGTCGACGTAGAACCAGTAGGTTCCGAATTCCGCTCTGGTGGGCCGAGATTCGATTCTCGTCAAATCGATGCCTCGAATACCCAACTCGCTCAATGCCTCGAGTAGCACACCCGGAACGTTGTCCGGCATCAGCACCAGTGCTGTCCGGTCGGCACCGGTGCGCGCAGGAGCTGGACGAGGCGCCGACACCAGGACGAATCGTGTTCGGGCATTGTCGTTGTCGGCGACCGCTCCGGCGAGTGTCGGGAGTCCGAGAAGCTCGCCGGCCAGCGGGGTCGACACCGCCGCATCACCCGAACCGGCGGCGACGTCTTCTGCCGCAGCAGCATTCGACGACGCGAACTGCACCTCGGCGTCCGGGATGTTCTTCTCCAGCCACACACGCACCTGCGCCGCCGCGATCGGGTACGCCCGCACCGACCGCACGTCGGACAGCGCGATCCCGGGTGCACCGAGGATCGAGAACGCGATGTCCACCTCGGTCTCGGCAAGTATCTGGAGTCTGCTGCCAGCGCCGAGGGCGTCGAGCGTCGGTGACACCGACCCTTCGACGGAACTCTCGATCGGAACCACGGCGGCATCGACACGGCCGTCGCGGACCGCGTCGAGGGACGCCGTGGGACTCGGGAGCGCTACCCGCTCTACCTCACCGTCGAAGCCGAGGCGCGGAAACAGACCCGCAGACTCGAACTGGCCGAGAGCCATCTCGGTGAACGTTCCCGACGGACCGAAATACCCGATTGTTGGCACCAGCCCAGATTACGTCGTCCTCGCGCGCTGCCCGCCTCGGATCACTCACGCAGCGTCGCTGCAGATCATCCGATCAGCTGCGCTGCGGCGAGGCTGCGGTGAGCGCCGGCGGCGTCGGCGATCTCGATTCCGAGCAGGACCGTACGGACTGCCTGCGC from Rhodococcus sp. P1Y includes these protein-coding regions:
- a CDS encoding ESX secretion-associated protein EspG, yielding MIDLGTQPLGHTLSSAEFDADRIDFLVDALNLVELPVVLDVFPRHDSYDQRGAALARGRAGLTEDGVISDGRIHPDVEIWLRILEQPQWFASARLIPRPFTVEASLARICVAENSSGTVVAVKKGDSLVLRASENDPATELLAALGDGDAMEFDGISAPTDLLAEALDASPTDVTSTAARLSRIGVEKGRAFDVATAMSTCSAHAEITSVSVRDGKRTAGAHPVAFFDTRRGRIVATSSTAADGRRWTTLSPGSGWRVTSALAELTARARAS
- a CDS encoding histidine phosphatase family protein — translated: MTGKLVLVRHGQTFSNVDKILDTALPGASLTERGHDQARRFGESITGAAPSILVSSVALRAVQTAEHIAAATGVTPYQREGLHEAQAGELEGLSDEAAHKQFTEIYGRWHSGDLDARVLGGDSGRSVLDRYVPVLDDLRAEFLTELDSPDVVVVSHGAAIRLVAAVLAGVDGEFAADNHLDNTETVELLPIAGGGWSCVRWGTFVPPFEGKGSRTADNPIS
- the pheA gene encoding prephenate dehydratase; amino-acid sequence: MPTIGYFGPSGTFTEMALGQFESAGLFPRLGFDGEVERVALPSPTASLDAVRDGRVDAAVVPIESSVEGSVSPTLDALGAGSRLQILAETEVDIAFSILGAPGIALSDVRSVRAYPIAAAQVRVWLEKNIPDAEVQFASSNAAAAEDVAAGSGDAAVSTPLAGELLGLPTLAGAVADNDNARTRFVLVSAPRPAPARTGADRTALVLMPDNVPGVLLEALSELGIRGIDLTRIESRPTRAEFGTYWFYVDCAGHIDDAAVGEALRALHRKMKLRFLGSWPVAAGTGRRPPSLEEEIDWLSRLREGEGDR
- a CDS encoding PPE domain-containing protein, producing the protein MTLGVTGVVWLPRTATVNSASLLAGAGPTPLAAAAGAWESVALAYTDASITVGRVMAVLAAGWEGEAANAAQARLGGFLAWTQGAAATATQVSLLAAGEAAAYTTAAVTIPNPAAIVAVKAAKATAYSTGGALNGSAEALEAADRALDIQAAIVMEAYEAATTPLAAHISFDRPPKIVNDGAVDSQGRPIDSSRSYSETSIFGFSTTTSPAQAAMAAVGAALQNPALAGAAGQFASTAGSVAGSSVTTVASAASNIVSTVASSSLPSAGGGAQGASSAPIRGESPLGASASTRAVSSSSSGGAAGGGGGLRGGIGGSGTGSGGLGGPVAGSSGSAGGLGGERGAGWPGTGTALGAQADGAAAARGGHGGAPMGGSQAAGSDDDEHETPGYLKQFEHFADGRTVAPSVIGADPSWNDR